A single genomic interval of Fusarium verticillioides 7600 chromosome 8, whole genome shotgun sequence harbors:
- a CDS encoding ABC transporter ATP-binding protein ARB1, translating to MAPSSSKEKRLAKKAAEGKLKGKKGKKTEEPELDAHGNPIKDDDAPATSGAKLDEVKRLAEQMDKHGISDRVTTGVLASTQTSKDVKITSTSLVFHGRVLITDSTLELTYGRRYGLLGENGCGKSTFLKAIAAREYPIPEHLDIYLLNEGAPPSDLGALEWVVREAELELERLDHQAEKLLEDEGPESPVLLDLYEHMDKLDPSTFATRASLILTGLGFNKKTIHKKTKDMSGGWRMRVALAKALFVKPSVLLLDDPTAHLDLEACVWLEEYLKKWERTLVLVSHSMDFLNGVCSNMIDMRGKQLIYYGGNYDSYSKTRTENETNQMKAYQKQQDEIVHIKKFIASAGTYANLVRQAKSRQKILDKMEADGFIQPVEQDRVFTFRFADVDKLPPPVLSFDNVTFSYSGKPEDDLYRNLDLGFDMDSRTALVGPNGVGKSTLLRLMTGKLSPTGGVVTRHTHLKLGLYSQHSSEQLDLTKSALDFVRDKYSEKSQDYQYWRQQLGKYGLSGDSQTALMGTLSEGQKSRIVFALLAIESPNMLLLDEPTNGLDIPTIDSLADAINAFSGGVIVVSHDFRLLDKIAKQILVCENQTIRTWDGSISEYKNYLRKKMISAGAV from the exons atggccccCTCTTCATCCAAGGAGAAGCGtctcgccaagaaggctgccgagggcaagctcaaaggcaagaagggcaagaagactgAGGAGCCTGAGCTCGACGCCCACGGCAACCCCATcaaggacgatgatgccCCCGCGACTTCAGGCGCAAAGCTCGACGAGGTGAAGCGTCTCGCCGAGCAGATGGACAAGCACGGTATCTCCGACCGTGTTACCACCGGTGTCCTCGCCTCTACTCAAACCAGCAAGGACGTCAAGATCACCAGTACCTCTCTGGTCTTCCACGGTCGAGTCCTTATCACCGATTCCACTCTAGAACTCACCTACGGTCGACGATACGGTCTTCTCGGTGAGAACGGTTGCGGAAAGTCTACTttcctcaaggccatcgcCGCTCGCGAGTACCCCATTCCTGAGCATCTCGATATCTACCTTCTCAACGAGGGTGCTCCTCCCAGTGACCTCGGTGCCCTTGAGTGGGTCGTCCgagaggctgagctggagctggagcgTCTCGACCACCAGGCTGAGAAACTTCTCGAGGACGAGGGCCCTGAGAGCCCTGTTCTCCTCGATCTCTACGAG CACATGGACAAGCTTGATCCCTCAACCTTCGCTACTCGTGCTTCCCTTATCCTGACTGGTCTTGgtttcaacaagaagaccatccacaagaagaccaaggacaTGTCTGGTGGTTGGCGTATGCGTGTCGCCCTGGCCAAGGCCCTCTTCGTCAAGCCCTccgttctccttctcgatgatCCCACTGCCCATTTGGATTTGGAGGCCTGTGTGTGGCTTGAGGAGTACCTCAAGAAGTGGGAGCGAactctcgtcctcgtctcCCACTCTATGGATTTCCTCAACGGTGTCTGCTCCAACATGATTGACATGCGAGGCAAGCAGCTCATCTACTACGGTGGTAACTACGACTCTTACAGCAAGACTCGAACCGAGAACGAGACCAACCAGATGAAGGCCtaccagaagcagcaggaTGAAATTGTTCACatcaagaagttcattgCCAGCGCTGGTACATATGCCAATTTGGTCCGACAGGCCAAGTCCCGACAGAAGATTCTCGACAAGATGGAGGCCGATGGTTTCATCCAGCCCGTCGAGCAGGACCGTGTCTTCACTTTCCGTTTCGCCGATGTTGATAAGCTCCCTCCTCCTGTTCTGTCATTCGATAATGTCACCTTCTCTTACTCTGGTAAGCCTGAGGACGATCTGTACCgcaaccttgaccttggttTCGATATGGACTCCCGAACTGCCCTTGTCGGCCCTAACGGTGTGGGCAAGTCTACTCTGCTCCGCCTCATGACTGGCAAGCTTTCTCCTACAGGCGGTGTCGTTACCCGACACACTCACTTGAAGCTTGGTCTCTACTCTCAGCACAGTTCCGAgcagcttgacttgacaaagTCTGCTCTCGACTTCGTTCGCGATAAGTACAGTGAGAAGTCTCAGGATTACCAGTACTGGCGTCAGCAGCTCGGCAAATACGGTCTCAGCGGTGACTCTCAGACTGCCCTGATGGGTACTCTGTCTGAGGGTCAGAAGAGTCGTATCGTGTTTGCTCTGTTGGCCATTGAGAGCCCCAACATgttgcttcttgacgagcctACCAACGGTCTGGATATTCCTACCATCGACAGTTTGGCAGATgccatcaatgccttcagcGGAGGTGTTATCGTTGTTTCTCACGATTTCCG ATTGCTCGACAAGATTGCCAAGCAGATTCTCGTCTGCGAGAACCAGACTATCCGCACATGGGACGGTTCCATCTCCGAGTACAAGAACTACCTCCGAAAGAAGATGATCAGCGCCGGAGCAGTCTAA